The Takifugu rubripes chromosome 3, fTakRub1.2, whole genome shotgun sequence genome contains a region encoding:
- the tmem240a gene encoding transmembrane protein 240, with the protein MHMITTTMIFMILGASVVMAIACLMDMNALLDRFHNYILPHLRGEDRVCHCNCGRHHVHYVIPYDGDHSLVDSSENYFVSDSVTKQEMDLMLGLLLGFCISWLLLWLDGVLHCAVRAWRSSRYYDTPSWSWLPQFCNLRDLRRRAQFRQLEDSSGNMVHIKQKLYHNGHPSPRHL; encoded by the exons ATGCATATGATCACAACCACCATGATTTTTATGATTCTTGGTGCTTCAGTTGTTATG GCGATAGCCTGTTTAATGGACATGAACGCACTGCTGGATCGCTTTCACAACTACATCTTACCGCATCTACGAGGGGAGGACCGCGTCTGTCACTGCAACTGTGGAAG GCATCATGTCCACTATGTAATCCCGTACGACGGGGATCATTCTTTGGTGGACTCTTCAGAGAACTACTTTGTGAGTGACAGTGTGACCAAGCAGGAGATGGACTTGATGCttgggctgctgctgggcttctgcatcagctggctgctgctgtggctggacGGAGTCCTGCACTGTGCGGTCAGAGCGTGGAGGTCGAGTCGATATTATG ataCGCCTTCCTGGTCATGGTTACCACAGTTTTGTAACCTCCGAGACCTCCGTCGACGGGCCCAGTTCAGACAACTGGAAGACTCCAGCGGCAACATGGTCCACATCAAACAGAAGCTCTACCACAATGGCCACCCTAGTCCTCGTCACCTCTGA